Part of the Sodalinema gerasimenkoae IPPAS B-353 genome is shown below.
CGCTGATACACTGATGTAAGGATTTGTCAAGGCTTCTGCTTGCCCTTAATGTTAAACTTTTATTAAAAAAATAGCCAGTTTTTCTCAGGCTAGCGCAAGTCAGAGAACCAAAGGGGAAAATCTGAGCTAAACTCCCATTAGGAGACGCTCCTAGGCTTGTCACAGGCAGACCTAGACCGCCACTAATCATCACGTCATGCTGTTTGCTTGATAATTTGGGAATTTTAGATAGACCGGTTATGTACAACGCAAAATTTGCCCGAAATCTCTCGTTTCCTTGGGCGATCGCCCCGGCGCTGGCGCTAATCTGGAGTTTCGGCACGGTAACCCCAGTCCTTGCCCAAAATGGACAGGATTTGCAACGACTCCTGTCCACTCAGGACTGTCCTGACTGTGATCTACGCAATGCGGGATTAGTTCATTCCCGTTTGGCGGGAGCGAATCTACGAGGGGCGAATTTGGTGCGAGCCAATCTCAGTCAGAGTGATTTAATGGGCGCCGATTTCTCGGGGGCTAACCTGACGGGGGTTTCCTTTGTGGGGGCCAATCTCACGGGAGCGAACCTACAAGGGGCCAACCTCACGGGGGCTGATTTACGAGGGGCCTATCTCACGGGGGCCCAACTTGATGGGGCGACGCTGACCAATGCTAACTTGCGGGGAGCCTATGATGTCCCGAGTACGGTGGTAAGTGTGGATGAGTTACTCCGTTGGGGTAATGATGAGGCTCAACAGGGCAACTATCAAGGGGCTGTCAGTTTCTATACAGATGCTATTGTCGTCGATAATGAGTTTCCGTTAGCCTATCTCGGGCGGGCGGCAGCCTATAACCGGATGGGGGAAACTGAACGGGCTGTGGCAGATGCGGAACGGGCAGCAGAAATTTATTTTGTAGCCGGAAATCAGGAAGGTTACGAAACGGCGAAGTTTTTTGCCTCGGCAATTGTGGCGGAGGAAGAGGCGTTTCAAGAAGCCCGAGAACGCCAACGACGAGGGGATCTTGGGGGCAATATCCTCAATGTGATTACGGGAATTGGTAGTTTGTTGTTGCAGGGAGTTTTGCCATTTTAAAACACCCTTTAATACCAATTGAAAGGCTTGATTTATAGTTGTTGAAATTGGTAAGTTTCAGGGATTTTGAATGATTTGATTGCTGATGATGCGTCGAATTCCCTGCCGTTGTAGTTGCTGGGAGAGGCTGGGGTCGTCCACAGTCCAGGCGACGAGATCCACGGATTGCGATCGCGCCTGTTCGATTAACCCAGGGTCTTCCAGCAGGGGTTTATATAGGCTCAATAAGACCCCGCCCACCTCAGCCGCCTTCGGGAGACGTTGCAGAATATCTTGGGCGGTGAGGGTGTGATATCCCAGGCGGACGTGGGGGGATTTCTCCCGAAAGGCGGCGAGGAGGTCGGTATCAAAGGAACAGAGAAAACAACGATCGCCCAACTGGTGCGATTGGATAATCTCCAGGACGCGATCGAGGCGATCGCTCGTCCAACTCGGATGTGACTTAATATCAAGATAGGCAAATTGAGGAAATTGAGCCACCTCCTCCAAGGCTTGCTCTAAACTGGGGATGCGTTCCCCCTCAAATGTCTCGTGAAACCAGCTTCCCGCGTCGAGGGTTTGCATCTGCTGCCAAGGAACCTCGCGGACGCGCCCTGGCTCTCCGGTAGTGCGATCGAGGGTTTCGTCGTGAATGACGACGGGAACCCCATCCTGAGTCAGTCTTAGGTCAAATTCCAACGAATCGGCCCCCGCCAGTCGTGCCTTTGCAAAGGCAACTCGGGTGTTTTCTGGGGCGATCGCACTGAAGCCCCGATGGGCAATTTGTTCGAGCTTGGTGGATATCATAATGTGTCGTTTTTCTCAACCCCAGACGGTTCCTGAGTTTTGTTTAAAGAAATGTTAAGATACAGCTTTAAGGGATTCTCAACATGACCCCCTGTCCATCTTCAATGTACCGATGATTCTCCATGGAAGACAATACTCGGGTTAAGGTTGGCCGTCTCCTGGCGGGTGAACCGCTAGTAGCTGGACTGATGACCCTTTCCCTAACACTCCTGCCCAGTTTAATGCCTGGGGCGATCGCCCTGGAGTCATTCCCTGCTGCGGGCCGCAATGCATTAGAGTTCTCAGAGGTTGGGCCAGAGGTCGGGCCAGAAATTGAACTCACCCGCAACGAAGATGCCAGTTACACGATCATTGTTGACCTAGAGGCATCGGCTGAGGATATCTGGTCAGTCATTGCCGATTATGGGAGTTTCAACCAGTTTTTGCCCAATATCGTCTCCAGCGAAATTCTGGAAGTCGAGGGTAACCGTCATGTCGTCGAACAAGTCAGCGAGCAACAGGTCTTGTTCTTCCAGGTTAGATCGCGCCTGCGCACTGAAAACCTAGAAACCCAAAATCAACGCATCGATTTCCGTCTCCTAGAAGGTGATCTCAACCAACTGGAGGGCTACTGGGTGATTGAAGCCACCGAGAATCCGCAGGTTCACCGTCTTCGGCAAACCGTCACCGCCACCCCTCCCCCAGGAACCCCCGATGCCGTTTTCCATACTATCTTTCGTCAATCCCTCACGGATAACCTCGCGGCCATCCGTGACGAAATCCAGCGGCGACAACTTGACGGTGAGGCCCATCTGACCGTCAACCCTTAACTCGCCAGAACCTTGGCCGTTTGTCTCTTGCTTTCTTCCCTCGTATGATGCCTTCTCCTGACTGGACTGTGGTTCGCAACACCTTTCGCCAAACCTGGGGCTATAGCGATTTTCGCTATCCCCAGGGGGAGGTGGTGCAAACCCTGCTTCAACAGCAGGATGCTCTGGTGGTGTTGCCCACGGGAGGGGGGAAGTCCATTTGCTTTCAGTTACCCGCCTTATTACATCATGGGGTGACCCTAGTGGTGTCGCCTCTGGTGGCGTTGATGGAAAACCAGGTCCAGGCCCTGCGTCAGCGGCATCTTCCGGCGGCGGCCCTCCATAGTGAACTGCCGCGATCACAGCAAAAGAGTATTATCAACGCTCTCCAAACCCAGCAATTGCGGTTGTTGTATCTGTCCCCGGAAACCCTGCTTACCCCGAAAATTTGGCAGATTCTGCGTCAACCTCACCTACAAATTAATGGCTTGATGCTCGATGAAGCCCATTGTTTAGTGCAATGGGGAGACACCTTTCGCCCCGCCTATCGTCGCTTGGGAGCCGTGCGGCCCACCCTGTTGCAAACCCGTCCACCGGGGACGTCACTGCCCATTGCGGCCTTCACCGCCACAGCTGATCCCACCGCTCAATATACGATTCGGGAGGTCTTGCAACTGCGATCGCCGAAACTATTTTTACAAAATCCCTATCGGCCCCAATTGGCCTTATCGGTG
Proteins encoded:
- a CDS encoding pentapeptide repeat-containing protein encodes the protein MYNAKFARNLSFPWAIAPALALIWSFGTVTPVLAQNGQDLQRLLSTQDCPDCDLRNAGLVHSRLAGANLRGANLVRANLSQSDLMGADFSGANLTGVSFVGANLTGANLQGANLTGADLRGAYLTGAQLDGATLTNANLRGAYDVPSTVVSVDELLRWGNDEAQQGNYQGAVSFYTDAIVVDNEFPLAYLGRAAAYNRMGETERAVADAERAAEIYFVAGNQEGYETAKFFASAIVAEEEAFQEARERQRRGDLGGNILNVITGIGSLLLQGVLPF
- a CDS encoding glycerophosphodiester phosphodiesterase, encoding MISTKLEQIAHRGFSAIAPENTRVAFAKARLAGADSLEFDLRLTQDGVPVVIHDETLDRTTGEPGRVREVPWQQMQTLDAGSWFHETFEGERIPSLEQALEEVAQFPQFAYLDIKSHPSWTSDRLDRVLEIIQSHQLGDRCFLCSFDTDLLAAFREKSPHVRLGYHTLTAQDILQRLPKAAEVGGVLLSLYKPLLEDPGLIEQARSQSVDLVAWTVDDPSLSQQLQRQGIRRIISNQIIQNP
- a CDS encoding SRPBCC family protein, with translation MEDNTRVKVGRLLAGEPLVAGLMTLSLTLLPSLMPGAIALESFPAAGRNALEFSEVGPEVGPEIELTRNEDASYTIIVDLEASAEDIWSVIADYGSFNQFLPNIVSSEILEVEGNRHVVEQVSEQQVLFFQVRSRLRTENLETQNQRIDFRLLEGDLNQLEGYWVIEATENPQVHRLRQTVTATPPPGTPDAVFHTIFRQSLTDNLAAIRDEIQRRQLDGEAHLTVNP